A window of Branchiostoma floridae strain S238N-H82 chromosome 9, Bfl_VNyyK, whole genome shotgun sequence genomic DNA:
AAAACggttgtttgcttttttttgtatAGTATTTTATGTATTTGAGTTGGttatatttttgcattattatgtaGATAGGCTTCACTTGACATTCCAGTAGCAAGCAAACTGGCtagaattttcaaaatcatatgtGTGAATTGTTATAGATGAATTTTGGGGATTTGACTAGGGTATCTCCTCAAATTCAGCCATTTAATGGACTATCTATaaattttctgtgtattttaaGACATCCATCCACTATTtaaatgttttgtattgttAGCTTGGGCAAAAACTTTTTTCAAGACTTAGAGTTAGAATCTAAGAATCTGGAAGAATTGTCTCCACAAAAATGCATTCTCTCAGGTTGTTTACACTTGCAAGTAGTAGATTTAATGATGAAAAGTAGGTTCTGCTTAGTTATGAGCGAAAGCTATAGtctttagaaaaataaaagattttgggTTCATGGTGTTTTAGTCAAAAGGATAATGTGAAAGGAATTTTCAGGAATCACCACTGTATCTAACAAGCCTTACTTTCCAGGGAGCGTCGCAGAGGGCGGTCTCGGTCAAGGTCAAGCTCTGGATCGTCAGGATCATCTGGTTCAAGGTCACCAGTGAGGCGACAGAGACGACCATCCTCGCCAGCCAAGCGGTCGCAGAAACCAGCCGCATCACCCAGCCGGAAGGACAAGTCACCAGAGCCCAAACCGAAGACGGAAACAGAAGTAAAGGTTGAAATTTTCTCTAGTATAttatgtgtgcctgtgtgtgttagAGGCTTAGTATTGAAGGGACGAAATATTAACAAAGTTGGAGGACAAATTTATGTGTCTCTGACTCTCTGGTTTGGTCTTGCAATTACAGTCAGTATTCATCTCAAATCTTCTTGAATGGTTGCTGCATGCAGTCAGTCATCAATAGTTAATTGCTACCACTGTAGACTCCTTCATTTAGCCATTGAGTTGCAAGAGAGTTTTAGGATTCTAGTTCTAAATCCCATCAGCTGTCCTAAAATTTCTGtcttgttttcaattttgtattGCCTGGAACAGCACGAATTCTTGtgacctgtttgtttgtttgtttgaccctcaggaggagaagaagataGCTGTTGTCCGCCCCCTGGGCTCACCCTCCCCACCACCTGCACACTACAAGGCTAAACTGGAGAAGGAGAAGAGTCGGGATTCGGGGGATGCTGATGGTATTACAGACATCACTTGCCCTTTTTTGCACAAACATGCAATAGATAACATTTTATCATACATACTCTTGTCATACTGGTGTATCTAACTTAAGTATCTATTTCAGCATGGTGGTATCCCATATTTATGGCCTGTGTCTTGTATTTCACATTAGAAGCTGGTCCTGCGTATGAATACGTACCAAAGCCAGATGGTCTGCAGCAGAGACGACAGTACAGAAAGCAACACTCCTCTCCCTCAGGTAAGGAATGTGGAACATTGTCAGCTTCATGCTTAAAGATCTATCTCCCAttactgtttgtttttctattatGTATGATTCATGATACAATGCAGTTGTATAAGATTTTTGCCCTTTGTACATCTAATCTAGTACATCTAAGATTGACTGAGAAATTGCTTTTCTTCAGATTCCTCCTCGTCGTCttctgatgaagatgacagGAAGAAGTCAGGGAAGGAAGGCGGGCGTCGCCAGCGGTCCTACAGCCGGTCTCGCTCCAGGTCACCACGGAGACGAAGACGGAGCTCCTCCCCAGACAGACGTAGAGCATCTCCAAGGTGAGCAGCCCATTTTCTTAAAGAAACTGTAAATTTCCTGTTAAGAAGTTGTACTATACTAGATATAATGTTTTCAGTAGTTAATGAAAACTGATTATCTTTCTATATATTTGCACAGGAGACGCGGAAGATCGCCGTACCCTAGAAGACGCACCCCCTCCCCGATCCTCCGCAGACCACGATACAGTCCCTCGCCTCCCCCTCGCAGAAGACGCCGCTCGTTCTCACGCTCTCCGAGACGCCGGTCACCCTCTCCGAGAAGGCGGGGCACTCCGTCTCCGAGAAGACGCACCACTCCTTCGCCCAGAAGACGTTCCCCATCTCCTAGAAGACGTAGGACCCCGTCCCCACGCCGGCGACGAAGCCCGTCTCCCAGAAGACGATCCGTCACCCCACCGCCACAGAGAAGACGTCGATCCCCGACACCACCGCCGAGGCGTAGATCGCCCCTCACCCCGCCCCCTAGGAGACGCATGAGCCCGTCCCCAAGGCGATCACCCAAACGGGCGCGACCCAGTAGAGACCATTCCCCATCCGCATCCCCGCCTCCCAAGCGCcgtgccccctccccccacaggGAGTCGCCCTCCCCGGTCCGTAAACGGCgttccccctccccccctccccGGCGCCGCCGCACGCCCTCCCCACAGCTGAGAAGGCAGTCCCGGTCCTCCCGATCTCCACGCAAAATGTCGCCCCGGCGGAAACAACAGGACGTGTCACCGAGACGGAGGTCCAACTCGTCACCACGGCGCAGGTCTGCCTCGTCTCCACAGCGCTGGTCAGCTGGGTCACCAAAGAAACCAGTGAAGGAAGTGTCCCCAAGTCCCGTAAAACGGAGAAAAAGAAGTGCTTCAGGGTATGTACCAACAGTAGTTTCTTACAGGCAGGCCAGTAAGAGTAGTTGTTTTGAGGCTATGAATGCTGATTGAgtatgcacttttgtgcacccCAACTTGGAACTGTGCACCTGATTTGGGAACCTAGAAAGTTGTATAGGGTTATGTTGTAATTGAACACTGATATACAGCTCACTCTTCAGTCTTCACATTTACGCATTTAATTGTTGgaaaacaagagcttctgaaaaaagctagtctttcgcttacttatattgtgtaggtaaaattgtttggcatagtttggtcaagcgtgggtgccaagtctgcaacgttggcagctctggcacagtttggtcaagtgctaggttatataactgtttagtaaggtagtggttctcacagagtatattttacttgaactgtataataacacaactgcatgaatgatgttaactttattcggattgtttcgctgttaagaacggctctgttacagtacaacagggttttatgaaagtgcactgtagtaatcaaatttatcagtagatgtgtcctgaatttctgcaagaacaaacaaagtattgtcaccataaacaactgaacataaaatattaacatggcatatacagtaatggaaatattttttttaatggcaagatcatgtgaaaggtagatattttaaactaaaacaggtccgtggtatgtttaatggaacgtttcgtttcttttagtaacgcaattatgcttttacttgacggagtcgtgacgtcacgcgtcagactcactccgtcgagctcggtcagaatcttccctttcgaaattataaattaaatgtgggtaattctattttcaacgcatccgagggctactattttgctgaaagaagtttgttacacgaaaatagcctgaaatttcttagagtaagaaatttccgaatacgcccccctcccacaccatgtcagatgcggcgcacgcatcttacacaattctagattttgtagcggtgattttccataaaacaaagtaaatgacatgtcaaactgttctctacaatgtctgttttattataaccaaacagcgaacatgttagtttataaattgtatacaatcttacgaagaaatcctcaccgttcacatccgtctctgcaaattcctgcttataagccatacagaaaccaagcagcacattcatggtaggccgatacgtatgtcataacgttacataccgtcgaatctgcagggtagaatatctcgctagcacgatatggcatggaccgcaaaccaagcagcacattcatggtaggccgatacgtatgtcataacgttacataccgtcgaatctacagggtagaatatctcgctagcacggtatggcatggtcgacccggacggacggacggacggacagacggacagaaatctaatatcggtctgattgcctttcgccgcggaagcgcggcgaaagacaaaaaaagttgtATTACTTGTTTGTAATGTTGAAGTTAGCCATAGCCTTTCAGATTTAAGTTCAGAGAGAGGCAGTAAGGTTTGTAATTAGGTTTTGCTTACATCCTATTTTATTGTATGTAATACACCCTCAAGTCTTTCCTTGCACTGTTTAGGTTGGTACTACAGTGCAGCAGTACTACAGTTTAAAGTTTGTGCAAATATGTGTCTGCAACAAGTTTTGCTTCAGTAAAttgatgaatgttttttttgtttccacaggGAGAGATCCCCATCTCCAGCTCGAGCTCCTGTGATGAAGAAGAAACCGTCACGCTCGCCTTCCGGCTCCAGAAGTCCATCTCCAAAACCAACCCCGAAGAAGAAGAGCAAGAAGGAAGACTCCGGTTCTGAAAGCCCTGACAAGGTAAGAATAGTGCTCTCAAGAGCTGGCTTTTAGCCGGGCATGTGTCCAGGCGTCCCAATGACGCACTGTTCTtaaaataataagaaattggACACAAGACGCCCTAAAGAGGCTCTTATACTGTGGAGCAGATcttttgacaagcatgaaattctgattgtcTAGGAATGATACCTGGTACTTTCTTCCAGTAATTTTGCCTCTCaagataccttagaatgcaccattttaacttgaaattctccaaaactctgcaccatggaaggttgAACCTCCCTACAGTACTTGGGCCTGTAGTTCTCTCCGCACAActaaatttggaccccctatcaTAAAATCCTGCTCAAGAGAATGATTTGAACTGCCAATGTGTTTAGCAATTGTGGACTTCATACACTGGACATAGTCATATATttcctgtacatgtaatgtgtaCTGAAGTGCTGAAGTTTATACTTGCTGTTCTTGTTTCTTAAGGAGTCTGATGCCGAAATAAAGAAGAAGTCcaagaaggagaagaagcaCAAAAAGCACAAGAAGCACAAGCACAAGTCCAAGCACAAGAAACACaagaaggagaaagaagagGAGAAAGAGGTGAATTGATAAacattttttcaatttttgcttTTCTGCTTTCAAGCATCCTAGTAAAGCTGTGGATACAGATACTGCCCTAATTCAATCAGGCTTCTTAGCCAATCAAGATTCTTATCCAATCAGGATGCTTAGCCAATCAGGGTGTGTGATTTTGGACCAGTTGTTAGAAGACATCAGGCTTTGTGTAGTGAGTGCACCATATTGCTAATATAGAACTTTCTACATTGGTCCTAGGGGGAGTCTATTGTGGACCAGGACCTCTCAGATTGAAGGACAAAGAGGAATATTAATGTAAATATCTACCTTATATGAAACATGAAGTACCAGGTCTGTGAAAGTGGATATgaggtgtttttttgtgtgcccCTCTTTAGTAGGTCTTTTAGTTTTTTCTATGAAGAATATTTCGCTCTCCTCTAAAAGAGGCTACTTCCCTTCTAGTCGCTTTGCCATTTCTGCAGTTTATGGAACTGTTCATTGCTAAAAACTAATAAAACCAGTGTAGTTATTGTATCTTAAACTCTTTGTGTAaaggacaagaaaaaaatggaatctTTCTGTTAAAGACACATAGTTCTGTAAACTTGCTGCAGTGATGACCACATGTGTATTTTTAACACCATAATGTATGTACTTTCTATGAAACTTTGTTTtacttgaaaaataaaaaatgacacaaacatggcttctttcttgtgtttttcAGGGCTCAGAAAGTGGCGAGGAAGATGACAACCTTGACGAACTCGAGAGAAAGTTACGGGAGCGAGCGCTACAATCCATGCAGAGCAGAGCCAAGAGTTCAAAATCAAACTCCCCGCAAGATGACGACTAATCTAGAACAATTGTTATATGTTATTATAGATATGCAATTTGTGTAACAGCAAGGGGTGGAAAGAAAAAGCTGTATTTTGTGAGCTTTTTTGTTCAAATTAATTTGCCAATTGATACAATAGACAGGATTGGATTGTAACAGATAGACTTAGTTTTGGTTGGTGCATTTTTTTAGATATTCTCACAATTGAAACCCGTATGTGTATATGAATATGTACTTTCTTTCTGGTTGTTTATTTTAACTGGACGCAGTTCAACTCAGTTTCTGACGCTTGGTTAAGACTTAAGCACAAAACTGCCAATTTGGAGTTTGATATGAAAAGACTGTGACTGTGAAAAGTGTTTACAATGTcattgacatgtttgtttaaACTGAATATATGAGTAGGTATGACAAGTCATTGAAACTGCCAGCTAATGCGATGGTACTAAAATTATGTGTGTTTTAGCTGAATGAAAGAATGTACAACTGTCTGTATGGCCGAAAGAATTAAAGTAGTCGTGCTGTATGTTTATTTGCTCGTTTAGTTAAATTTGTAGCAGTGTTGGTACAATTCTTTTCTTACTGCCCTCCTTGATGGCAGACCTCAGAGAGATTCCCTGCAAAATGTGCTGGAAAAAATTTCTTAGAGATGTAAGCATTCATGGATACCAGTAGCTAAAAGCATCCCAGTAACGTGTTATTCCAGCAATAACACGGgtaatgtagttttttttttgggttaAAATAAACAAGAACAGGTAATACATGGTGTGTCTGGTAGCCTTGGTCATCATTTCTCTTCTAAGTTGTAACCATTTTCCTTAACCGTATCATGGTAAATACATTTGTGCATTTTCGTCGGTTGGATTTTGAGCATTAGTATATAGTAGTTTTGGTACATCTACATTTTGAACTGTCTTGCCTGTATGAATAGATGACTCGGAAACCCCAGCAATTTCTTGAACTCAGGCTTTCGCAATTATAAACATGCGGATATTAATTTTCATGTGTGCTACATAACCAGCCTATGTAAACAGAGCATTGATCGGGCATTGGCATGGTTACTCAACTCACTAAGCAAAACACTGAAAGTTTGCATTGCAGCAAGGAAAAAAAAGTACTGGTAAGGCAGTCTTCAGAAGGACTCAAAAGTTTCCAATAGCTTGTTTTGTGTGCATTCCACTAGAGTACTGTAGGATGTATAACTCGTTGTGATTGGAGGTGTTCTGCCAGGCTggaaaaaatattgatgtttagaTTTTGGCCCCTTCCGCTAAAAAATATACCCATGGGCCATAGATCTAAATAATTGTCTTTAATTAGCGCTAGCAGGAGTATGATACCACAATTTGACCCAAAAAATCATCAGGTGTGATGCAGATGGACCCCCTCTATCAAAATATCAGGTGAAACCTTTTCTGTAACATGGGTTGAACGAAATCACATTTCTAGGCCTCTTTTAGGAATTGGCTCCTGTACTACAATAGAATTTATTGGTTTAAGTTACAGCTGCAAGATAGTAAATATTCCCAGTACATACCTTTTAGCTTTGATATCAGCAACTATTTAAGTGATGATTGTTGGAAAA
This region includes:
- the LOC118422448 gene encoding serine/arginine repetitive matrix protein 1-like isoform X4 codes for the protein MDAGFFRGTSAEQDNRFANKQKKLLKQMKFADGLDKKVDMTKVNIETIKPWIKQKINDMLGFEDDVVIDYVFNLLEEEKEPDPKCMQINLTGFLNGKNAREFMGELWKLLVSAQDNIAGIPAEFLDKKKEEIKQRQLEQERIQAGLKRYQELKDQEDKEEEVKVEEGEEEKKDKTEGSPEEGTHAEEAAKEESPNQANPASAPQPKKSSESKSPSKEETKKRSPSPKKAEADTPAKKSSEHDKKRDRRRSRSRSRSRSRSRSPRRSRSPRRSPPRRRRRSSRSRSPRRRSPPRRRSPPRPSRRNRADRGRGWMTQRPQRGRGWLLQRERRRGRSRSRSSSGSSGSSGSRSPVRRQRRPSSPAKRSQKPAASPSRKDKSPEPKPKTETEEEKKIAVVRPLGSPSPPPAHYKAKLEKEKSRDSGDADAGPAYEYVPKPDGLQQRRQYRKQHSSPSDSSSSSSDEDDRKKSGKEGGRRQRSYSRSRSRSPRRRRRSSSPDRRRASPRRRGRSPYPRRRTPSPILRRPRYSPSPPPRRRRRSFSRSPRRRSPSPRRRGTPSPRRRTTPSPRRRSPSPRRRRTPSPRRRRSPSPRRRSVTPPPQRRRRSPTPPPRRRSPLTPPPRRRMSPSPRRSPKRARPSRDHSPSASPPPKRRAPSPHRESPSPVRKRRSPSPPPRRRRTPSPQLRRQSRSSRSPRKMSPRRKQQDVSPRRRSNSSPRRRSASSPQRWSAGSPKKPVKEVSPSPVKRRKRSASGERSPSPARAPVMKKKPSRSPSGSRSPSPKPTPKKKSKKEDSGSESPDKESDAEIKKKSKKEKKHKKHKKHKHKSKHKKHKKEKEEEKEGSESGEEDDNLDELERKLRERALQSMQSRAKSSKSNSPQDDD